From one Nocardioides sp. Kera G14 genomic stretch:
- a CDS encoding amino acid ABC transporter ATP-binding protein, which produces MSAALTPVPSIPAVEIRNAHKAFAGTEVIRGIDLSLPAGGVTVILGPSGSGKSTLLRAINHLEPLDHGYIAVHGELIGVEERRGRLHELTGKAIRRQRTRIGFVAQSFNLFPHLTVAENVAEPLLAHKRATKGEARIRAQELLSRVGLGTRGDAYPRQLSGGQQQRVAIARALALKPDVLLFDEPTSALDPELVGEVLAVIRELARDGTTLVIVSHEIGFAREVADHVVFIDGGVVVEQGAPAQVIDHPTHARTREFLGKVL; this is translated from the coding sequence ATGAGCGCCGCCCTCACGCCCGTCCCGTCGATTCCCGCGGTGGAGATCCGCAACGCCCACAAGGCCTTCGCCGGGACCGAGGTGATCCGAGGCATCGACCTCTCCCTCCCCGCGGGCGGTGTGACCGTCATCCTCGGGCCCTCCGGCTCAGGCAAGTCGACCCTGCTGCGGGCGATCAATCACCTCGAGCCGCTCGACCACGGCTACATCGCCGTCCACGGCGAGCTGATCGGCGTCGAGGAGCGACGCGGTCGCCTGCACGAATTGACGGGCAAGGCGATCCGGCGGCAGCGCACCCGGATCGGGTTCGTCGCCCAGAGCTTCAACCTCTTCCCCCACCTGACCGTCGCCGAGAACGTGGCCGAGCCGTTGCTCGCCCACAAGCGGGCGACGAAGGGCGAGGCCCGGATCCGGGCCCAGGAACTGCTGTCGCGGGTAGGCCTCGGCACTCGGGGCGATGCCTACCCGCGACAGCTCTCCGGGGGACAGCAGCAGCGCGTCGCCATCGCCCGTGCGCTGGCACTCAAGCCCGACGTACTCCTCTTCGATGAGCCCACGTCGGCACTCGACCCGGAGCTCGTCGGCGAGGTACTGGCCGTCATCAGGGAGCTCGCCCGAGACGGCACGACCCTGGTCATCGTCTCCCACGAGATCGGCTTCGCCCGTGAGGTCGCCGACCACGTCGTCTTCATCGACGGCGGCGTCGTGGTCGAGCAGGGCGCACCGGCCCAGGTGATCGACCACCCGACCCACGCGCGCACCCGCGAATTCCTCGGCAAGGTCCTCTGA
- a CDS encoding amino acid ABC transporter permease encodes MTATPDAVPYAAATHTTATAPTISAERRVVPRRHWVRWILSSVVILLAISLALNIAQNETYQWSVFPHYFVRPLILKGVVLTLQVSLYAGLVGLVLGTALALARLSGSAVLSGAAWLYIWFFRSLPVPVLLLIIYNVSHFFPTLALKLPLLPALVSHDTPLLLPGLVAAVVGLALNEAAYAAELIRGGILAVDHGQIEAANALGLSPARRLTRVVLPQALRSIVPGYVNQLVGLVKMSSLVYFVGLADVFGAVYILESRIPNDIVPLLLVGSAWYLVITTVLSILQFYVERHYARGAVRTLPPTPFQRLRSRTAVLALRLKEARA; translated from the coding sequence GTGACCGCCACTCCAGACGCCGTGCCCTACGCCGCTGCCACGCACACCACCGCCACAGCGCCCACGATCTCCGCCGAGCGACGCGTGGTGCCGCGCAGGCACTGGGTCCGTTGGATCCTCAGCAGCGTCGTCATCCTGCTCGCGATCTCGCTGGCCCTGAACATCGCCCAGAACGAGACCTACCAGTGGAGCGTCTTCCCGCACTACTTCGTGCGGCCGCTCATCCTCAAGGGTGTCGTCCTCACCCTGCAGGTGAGCCTGTACGCCGGCCTCGTCGGTCTTGTCCTCGGCACGGCGCTCGCCCTCGCGCGACTCTCCGGCAGCGCCGTCCTGAGCGGGGCCGCCTGGCTGTACATCTGGTTCTTCCGGTCACTGCCGGTACCGGTGCTGTTGCTGATCATCTACAACGTCTCGCACTTCTTCCCCACCTTGGCGCTCAAGCTGCCGCTGCTGCCCGCACTCGTCAGCCATGACACGCCACTGCTGCTGCCGGGGCTGGTGGCCGCCGTGGTGGGGCTCGCGCTCAACGAGGCCGCCTATGCCGCAGAACTGATCCGTGGAGGCATCCTTGCGGTCGACCACGGACAGATCGAGGCTGCCAACGCCCTCGGCCTCTCCCCGGCCCGCCGGCTCACCCGGGTCGTCCTCCCCCAGGCCCTCCGTTCGATCGTGCCCGGCTACGTCAACCAGCTCGTCGGCCTGGTGAAGATGAGCTCCCTCGTGTACTTCGTCGGCCTGGCCGACGTCTTCGGCGCCGTCTACATCCTCGAGAGCCGCATCCCCAACGACATCGTGCCGCTGCTCCTCGTGGGCTCCGCCTGGTACCTCGTCATCACCACGGTGCTCTCGATCCTCCAGTTCTACGTGGAGCGGCACTACGCCCGCGGCGCCGTCCGCACGCTGCCTCCCACTCCGTTCCAGAGGCTGCGCAGCCGGACCGCCGTCCTCGCCCTTCGCCTCAAGGAGGCTCGCGCATGA
- a CDS encoding GNAT family N-acetyltransferase, protein MPDESLLDNPAWHSLTGPHQHLAEVRGAARRYAPDASFASAVERPWDPQDPGWADLAALAGAGELVTMTGAAVRPPEGWERIEGGFGVQLVDIAVDARRDDEAVRLGPADVPEILDLVARTKPGPFLPRTIELGTYVGLRRDGALVALAGERMHPLGWTEISAVCTDERFRGQGLATRLVLDVTHRIRQRGDHPLLHAAETNTNAIRLYEAVGFKTRIRTTFVLLRTPLTDRNDA, encoded by the coding sequence GTGCCTGATGAGTCCCTTCTCGACAACCCCGCGTGGCATTCGCTCACCGGCCCACACCAGCACCTCGCCGAGGTGCGGGGCGCCGCCCGCCGCTATGCCCCTGACGCCTCCTTCGCCTCGGCGGTGGAGCGGCCCTGGGATCCGCAGGACCCCGGCTGGGCGGATCTCGCGGCGCTGGCCGGTGCGGGCGAGCTCGTCACGATGACCGGAGCGGCCGTCAGGCCGCCCGAGGGGTGGGAGCGGATCGAGGGCGGCTTCGGCGTCCAGTTGGTCGACATCGCTGTCGACGCCCGGCGTGACGACGAGGCCGTCCGGCTCGGCCCGGCCGACGTCCCGGAGATCCTCGACCTCGTCGCCCGGACGAAGCCGGGGCCGTTCCTGCCACGGACCATCGAACTCGGCACGTACGTCGGCCTCCGCCGCGACGGCGCACTGGTCGCCCTGGCAGGAGAGCGGATGCACCCGCTCGGCTGGACCGAGATCAGTGCCGTCTGCACCGACGAGCGGTTCCGTGGGCAGGGCCTCGCGACGCGGCTCGTCCTGGATGTCACCCACCGGATCCGCCAACGCGGAGACCATCCACTCCTCCACGCCGCCGAGACCAACACCAACGCCATCCGCCTCTACGAGGCAGTCGGCTTCAAGACCCGCATCCGCACGACCTTCGTGCTGCTTCGCACGCCCCTCACAGATCGGAACGACGCATGA
- a CDS encoding DUF1684 domain-containing protein: MTLTRDPDTYTSEWQAWHQAHEAARADGHGFLAVTGLHWLTERPQSLDDAPGEWWSDADGVHVTLDAAEGVTLDGVTLEGTHDFGPIPERGGVTLLRGDVAIEVARRGGHDIVRPRDPQNPLRVQYAGTPTYFPAPEWVLEGRYVAFDAPRPTTVGSVADGLEHVYDAPGQVTFEINGTPQALTAFPGGAEGALLVLFTDATSGVTTYPANRSLAVAPPDDEGRVILDFNHAVNLPCAYTDHATCPLPPEENRLSFAVEAGEKLPVERGGHR, translated from the coding sequence ATGACGCTCACCCGCGACCCCGACACCTACACCTCCGAGTGGCAGGCCTGGCATCAGGCACACGAGGCCGCCCGCGCCGACGGCCACGGCTTTCTCGCCGTGACCGGCCTGCACTGGCTCACCGAACGACCGCAGTCCTTGGACGACGCGCCCGGGGAGTGGTGGAGCGACGCGGACGGGGTGCATGTCACCCTGGACGCCGCGGAGGGTGTGACGCTCGACGGCGTCACGCTCGAGGGAACCCATGACTTCGGCCCGATCCCGGAGCGCGGTGGTGTCACCCTGCTCCGGGGCGACGTCGCGATCGAGGTCGCCCGCCGAGGCGGGCACGACATCGTCCGCCCGCGTGACCCCCAGAACCCGCTGCGCGTGCAGTACGCCGGCACGCCGACGTACTTCCCGGCGCCGGAGTGGGTGCTCGAGGGCCGGTACGTCGCCTTCGACGCACCGCGACCCACGACGGTCGGCTCGGTCGCCGACGGGCTGGAGCATGTCTACGACGCCCCGGGCCAGGTGACGTTCGAGATCAACGGCACGCCGCAGGCGCTCACCGCCTTCCCGGGCGGGGCGGAGGGCGCCCTGCTCGTGCTCTTCACCGACGCCACCTCGGGCGTGACGACCTACCCGGCCAACCGCAGCCTCGCGGTCGCCCCGCCGGACGACGAGGGACGGGTGATCCTCGACTTCAACCACGCGGTCAACCTGCCGTGCGCCTACACCGATCACGCCACCTGCCCGCTGCCCCCGGAGGAGAACCGCCTCTCCTTCGCGGTCGAGGCCGGCGAGAAGCTGCCCGTCGAGCGGGGTGGTCACCGATGA
- a CDS encoding LLM class flavin-dependent oxidoreductase encodes MSAPLHLGVALDGAGWHPAAWREESARPEELFTPRYWADVVARAESGLLDLVTIEDGLRLQSDDPFVADDRTDRVRGRLDAVQIAARVAPLTSHIGLVPTAVVTHTEPFHLSKAIATLDYVSTGRAGVRVQVDASAESTGHVGRRELPQLTLEGVRSGDPAAQQALVELFDEAADYVQVLRRLWDSWEDDAEIRDVATGRFIDREKLHYIDFEGRWFSVKGPSITPRPPQGQPLVAALAHQEVPFQLVARAADLGFVTPRDETDAAALVARLEALHVWGDLVVVLDDDTSAAEARLRRLDEVAGATYTSDAHIFAGTATELADLLLGWQAAGLTGFRLRPAVIAHDLDQIVDRLVPELQRRGAFRTSYDASTLRGLLGLDRPANRYATV; translated from the coding sequence ATGAGCGCGCCACTGCACCTCGGCGTCGCGCTCGACGGTGCCGGTTGGCACCCGGCCGCCTGGCGTGAGGAGAGCGCCCGCCCTGAGGAGCTCTTCACCCCGCGCTACTGGGCGGACGTCGTCGCCCGGGCCGAGTCCGGCCTGCTCGACCTCGTGACGATCGAGGACGGCCTGCGACTCCAGTCCGACGACCCGTTCGTCGCCGACGACCGCACCGACCGCGTCCGCGGCCGCCTCGATGCCGTCCAGATCGCCGCCCGGGTCGCTCCGCTCACCTCTCACATCGGCCTGGTCCCGACGGCCGTGGTCACGCACACCGAGCCGTTTCACCTCTCCAAGGCGATCGCCACGCTCGACTATGTGAGCACCGGGCGCGCCGGTGTCCGGGTGCAGGTGGACGCGAGCGCCGAGTCGACCGGCCACGTCGGCCGCCGCGAGCTCCCCCAGCTGACCCTCGAGGGTGTCCGGAGCGGCGACCCGGCCGCCCAACAGGCGCTCGTCGAGCTCTTCGACGAGGCCGCCGACTACGTCCAGGTGCTGCGCCGGCTCTGGGACTCGTGGGAGGACGACGCCGAGATCCGCGACGTGGCGACCGGTCGCTTCATCGACCGGGAGAAGCTGCACTACATCGACTTCGAGGGCCGCTGGTTCTCGGTGAAGGGCCCCTCCATCACGCCGCGGCCGCCGCAGGGCCAGCCGCTCGTCGCCGCCCTCGCCCACCAGGAGGTCCCCTTCCAGCTCGTCGCACGCGCAGCCGATCTCGGGTTCGTGACACCCCGGGACGAGACCGACGCCGCCGCGCTGGTCGCACGCCTCGAGGCGCTGCATGTCTGGGGTGACCTCGTCGTCGTGCTCGACGACGACACCTCCGCGGCCGAGGCGCGGCTGCGTCGCCTCGATGAGGTCGCCGGGGCGACGTACACCTCCGACGCCCACATCTTCGCCGGCACCGCCACCGAACTCGCCGACCTCCTGCTCGGGTGGCAGGCGGCCGGGCTCACGGGCTTCCGGCTGCGCCCGGCCGTGATCGCCCACGACCTCGACCAGATCGTCGACCGGCTCGTGCCCGAGCTGCAGCGTCGTGGCGCCTTCCGGACGTCGTACGACGCCAGCACCCTGCGCGGACTGCTCGGCCTGGACCGTCCCGCCAACCGCTACGCCACCGTCTGA
- a CDS encoding NtaA/DmoA family FMN-dependent monooxygenase (This protein belongs to a clade of FMN-dependent monooxygenases, within a broader family of flavin-dependent oxidoreductases, the luciferase-like monooxygenase (LMM) family, some of whose members use coenzyme F420 rather than FMN.): protein MSTPSAASGRPLKQVHLAAHFPGVNNTTVWSDPAAGSHIEFSSFKHLAQTAERGKFDFFFLAEGLRLREQGGRIYDLDVVGRPDTHTVLAALAAVTAHLGLTGTISSTFNEPYEVARQFASLDHLSGGRAAWNVVTSWDAFTGENFRRGGYLPQDERYERAKTFLEAATTLWDSWAPTDLVADPASGRFLARPDAGSFTIKDNQFDISGRFNVPRSPQGRPVIFQAGDSEEGRDFAAAEADAIFSRHAQYDDGRLFYEDVKGRLARFGRRRDELLILPAATFVLGDTDAEAAEIAHEVRLAQVSPATAIKFLEQLWNTDLSSHDPDGPLPSFDPVETDVDSLHSKGRASVRMHQQRVETARDWRARAEAEGLTTRELIIEVTGRQSFIGSASTIAHLLNTFVQDDVADGFILVPHVTPGGLDAFVDTVVPILQEWGVHRTEYVGTTLRDNLGLAHPDTPADSKATA, encoded by the coding sequence ATGTCGACACCATCCGCCGCGTCCGGCCGGCCGCTCAAGCAGGTCCACCTCGCCGCCCACTTCCCCGGCGTCAACAACACGACGGTGTGGAGCGACCCGGCTGCCGGGAGCCACATCGAGTTCTCGTCCTTCAAGCACCTCGCCCAGACGGCCGAGCGGGGGAAGTTCGACTTCTTCTTCCTGGCCGAGGGCCTCCGGCTGCGCGAGCAGGGTGGCCGGATCTACGACCTCGACGTCGTCGGGCGGCCCGACACCCACACCGTCCTCGCCGCACTCGCGGCCGTCACCGCCCACCTCGGCCTCACCGGCACGATCAGCTCGACCTTCAACGAGCCCTACGAGGTCGCGCGGCAGTTCGCCTCGCTCGACCACCTGTCCGGTGGACGGGCTGCATGGAACGTCGTCACCAGCTGGGACGCCTTCACCGGCGAGAACTTCCGGCGCGGCGGCTACCTGCCCCAGGACGAGCGGTACGAGCGGGCGAAGACCTTCCTCGAGGCGGCCACGACGCTCTGGGACTCCTGGGCACCCACGGACCTCGTGGCGGATCCGGCCTCGGGCCGCTTCCTGGCCCGGCCCGACGCCGGCTCGTTCACGATCAAGGACAACCAGTTCGACATCAGCGGCCGGTTCAACGTGCCGCGCTCGCCCCAGGGCCGCCCGGTCATCTTCCAGGCCGGTGACTCCGAGGAGGGGCGCGACTTCGCCGCGGCGGAGGCCGACGCGATCTTCAGCCGTCATGCGCAGTACGACGACGGCCGCCTCTTCTACGAGGACGTGAAGGGCCGGCTCGCCCGCTTCGGCCGGCGTCGCGACGAGCTGCTGATCCTGCCCGCCGCCACCTTCGTGCTCGGCGACACCGATGCCGAGGCGGCCGAGATCGCCCACGAGGTGCGACTCGCGCAGGTCTCGCCGGCGACCGCGATCAAGTTCCTCGAGCAGCTCTGGAACACCGACCTCTCCTCGCACGACCCCGATGGACCGCTGCCGAGCTTCGACCCGGTCGAGACCGACGTCGACAGCCTCCACTCCAAGGGCCGCGCCAGCGTGCGGATGCACCAGCAGCGGGTCGAGACGGCGCGCGACTGGCGTGCGCGCGCGGAGGCCGAGGGGCTCACCACCCGCGAGCTGATCATCGAGGTCACCGGGCGCCAGTCGTTCATCGGCTCGGCGTCGACCATCGCCCATCTCCTGAACACCTTCGTCCAGGACGACGTCGCCGACGGCTTCATCCTCGTGCCGCACGTGACGCCGGGCGGCCTCGATGCCTTCGTCGACACGGTCGTACCGATCCTGCAGGAGTGGGGCGTGCACCGCACCGAGTACGTCGGCACGACACTGCGCGACAACCTCGGTCTCGCCCATCCCGACACCCCGGCCGACTCGAAGGCGACGGCCTGA
- a CDS encoding LLM class flavin-dependent oxidoreductase translates to MTTALSVLDLIPISSGSTAAQALRNSIDLAQRAEAAGYRRYWFAEHHLNPGVAGTSPVVALAATAAQTSMIRLGSGALQMGHRTPLSAVEEFGLLDALYPGRFDLGLGRSGGKPPGSGEQRVSSRVVEGRTENGLLVPPQFSYANLLGSPRIALQRQLLAQPEAQPQDYAALVDDVLNLLAGTWKSDDGVEVHAVPGEGADVTPWIFGSSGGESAEIAGARGLRFAANYHVAPAGVIDAVDAYRAAFRASSDLAEPYVTVSADVVVAPDEATARELATGYALWVRSIRTAEGAIEFPTPDESRRWTWSEEDRALVQDRLDTQFVGTPAQVADRLEQLQEATGADELALTTITHGHADRVRSYELIAEEWARRAQ, encoded by the coding sequence ATGACCACCGCACTCTCCGTCCTCGACCTGATCCCGATCTCCTCCGGCTCCACCGCAGCACAGGCGCTGCGCAACTCCATCGACCTGGCCCAGCGCGCCGAGGCCGCGGGCTACCGGCGCTACTGGTTCGCCGAGCATCACCTGAACCCGGGCGTGGCCGGCACCTCGCCCGTCGTCGCGCTGGCGGCCACCGCGGCGCAGACGTCGATGATCCGCCTCGGCTCCGGCGCGCTCCAGATGGGGCACCGCACTCCGCTGTCGGCCGTCGAGGAGTTCGGCCTGCTCGACGCGCTGTACCCCGGCCGTTTCGACCTCGGTCTCGGGCGCTCGGGCGGCAAGCCGCCGGGCTCGGGTGAACAGCGGGTCTCGTCGCGCGTCGTGGAGGGTCGCACCGAGAACGGCCTGCTCGTCCCGCCGCAGTTCTCCTACGCGAACCTGCTGGGCTCGCCGCGGATCGCCCTCCAGCGACAGCTCCTCGCCCAGCCCGAGGCACAGCCGCAGGACTATGCAGCACTCGTCGACGACGTACTCAACCTGCTGGCGGGCACGTGGAAGTCCGACGACGGCGTCGAGGTCCACGCCGTCCCGGGGGAGGGCGCCGACGTCACGCCATGGATCTTCGGCAGCAGCGGAGGCGAGTCCGCCGAGATCGCCGGTGCCCGCGGGCTGCGGTTCGCCGCCAACTACCACGTCGCACCCGCGGGCGTGATCGACGCCGTCGACGCCTACCGCGCTGCCTTCCGGGCCTCCTCCGACCTCGCCGAGCCCTATGTGACGGTCAGCGCCGACGTGGTCGTCGCCCCCGACGAGGCGACGGCCCGGGAGCTCGCCACCGGCTATGCGCTGTGGGTCCGCAGCATCCGCACGGCCGAGGGCGCGATCGAGTTTCCCACGCCCGACGAGTCCCGTCGCTGGACCTGGAGCGAGGAGGACCGCGCCCTGGTGCAGGACCGGCTCGACACCCAGTTCGTCGGTACGCCGGCCCAGGTGGCCGACCGCCTCGAGCAGCTGCAGGAGGCGACCGGTGCCGACGAGCTCGCGCTGACCACGATCACCCACGGTCACGCCGACCGCGTCCGCTCCTACGAGCTCATCGCGGAGGAGTGGGCCCGCCGGGCTCAGTAG
- a CDS encoding succinate dehydrogenase/fumarate reductase iron-sulfur subunit, whose amino-acid sequence MKLTLKIWRQAGPEAKGALHNYSLDGVSSDMSFLEMLDLLNEQLLHAGEEPIAFDSDCREGICGMCSLMINGQAHGPEVTTTCQLHMRSFKDGDTITIEPWRAGSFPIIKDLIVDRGAFDRIISNGGYISANTGSAPEANSVPAPRDKALRAFNVATCIGCGACVAACPNGSASLFLGAKITHLGELPQGQPERYSRVATMVAQHDHEGFGGCTNIGECAAACPKEIPLDVISQLNKDLREAIKQGY is encoded by the coding sequence GTGAAGCTCACGCTCAAGATCTGGCGCCAGGCCGGCCCTGAAGCCAAGGGTGCGCTGCACAACTACTCGCTCGACGGCGTCTCGTCGGACATGTCCTTCCTCGAGATGCTCGACCTGCTCAACGAGCAGCTCCTGCACGCGGGCGAGGAGCCGATCGCGTTCGACAGCGACTGCCGCGAGGGCATCTGCGGCATGTGCTCGCTGATGATCAACGGTCAGGCGCACGGCCCGGAGGTCACCACGACCTGCCAGCTGCACATGCGCTCCTTCAAGGACGGCGACACGATCACCATCGAGCCGTGGCGCGCAGGCTCCTTCCCGATCATCAAGGACCTGATCGTCGACCGCGGTGCGTTCGACCGGATCATCTCCAACGGTGGCTACATCTCCGCCAACACGGGTTCGGCCCCCGAGGCCAACTCGGTGCCGGCCCCACGTGACAAGGCCCTGCGTGCCTTCAACGTGGCGACCTGCATCGGCTGTGGCGCCTGTGTCGCAGCGTGCCCCAACGGCTCGGCGTCGCTCTTCCTCGGTGCGAAGATCACCCACCTCGGTGAGCTCCCCCAGGGCCAGCCGGAGCGCTACTCCCGCGTCGCCACCATGGTCGCCCAGCACGACCACGAGGGCTTCGGTGGCTGCACGAACATCGGTGAGTGCGCCGCCGCCTGCCCCAAGGAGATCCCGCTCGACGTGATCTCGCAGCTCAACAAGGACCTGCGCGAGGCGATCAAGCAGGGCTACTGA
- a CDS encoding fumarate reductase/succinate dehydrogenase flavoprotein subunit, whose product MASLDLLNPVPTNEAPNQLSDDAAGYYELGDKLVDAKAPTGPIASRWTNRKFDNRLVNPANRRKLNIIIVGTGLAGGAAAATLGEAGYNVKSFFYQDSPRRAHSIAAQGGINAAKNYKEDGDSVYRLFYDTVKGGDYRARESNVYRLAEVSANIIDQCVAQGVPFAREYGGLLDNRSFGGVQVSRTFYARGQTGQQLLLGAYQALERQVAAGTVTPYSRHEMLDVIIVDGRARGIVTRDMVSGAIETHLADVVVLASGGYGNVFYLSTNAMGSNVTAAWRAHRKGAYMANPCYTQIHPTCIPVTGAHQSKLTLMSESLRNDGRMWVPKNAADCDKDPRQIPEEDRDYFLERIYPSFGNLVPRDIASRAAKYMCDEGRGVGPEVDEMDADGNSVKRRRGVYLDLTAAIARLGKAAIEEKYDNLLDMYERITGEDPYQLPMRIYPAVHYVMGGLWVDYELSTNIPGLYCTGEANFSDHGANRLGASALMQGLSDGYFVLPNTIRDYLADGPFQPVAEDHPAVQEALAGVRAQVEKFLSINGERSVESFHKELGTIMWEYCGMERTAEGLKEAIAKIRALKQEFWTNVKVLGSGETLNQDLEKAGRVADFIELGELMCIDALNRRESCGGHFRAESQTEDGEALRHDDEFAYVAAWEWGGDSLEGGKPVLHKEDLIYTAIEMKQRSYK is encoded by the coding sequence ATGGCTTCTCTCGATCTGCTCAACCCTGTCCCGACCAACGAGGCTCCGAACCAGCTCTCCGACGACGCCGCCGGCTACTACGAGCTCGGTGACAAGCTCGTCGACGCGAAGGCTCCGACCGGCCCGATCGCGTCGCGCTGGACGAACCGCAAGTTCGACAACCGCCTGGTCAACCCGGCGAACCGCCGCAAGCTGAACATCATCATCGTGGGCACCGGCCTGGCCGGTGGCGCTGCGGCGGCGACGCTCGGCGAGGCCGGCTACAACGTGAAGTCCTTCTTCTACCAGGACTCCCCGCGTCGCGCGCACTCGATCGCTGCCCAAGGCGGTATCAATGCGGCGAAGAACTACAAGGAGGACGGCGACTCGGTCTACCGCCTCTTCTACGACACGGTGAAGGGCGGCGACTACCGCGCCCGCGAGTCGAACGTCTACCGCCTGGCCGAGGTCAGCGCGAACATCATCGACCAGTGCGTCGCGCAGGGTGTCCCCTTCGCCCGCGAGTACGGCGGCCTGCTGGACAACCGCTCCTTCGGTGGTGTCCAGGTCTCCCGTACGTTCTACGCGCGTGGCCAGACCGGCCAGCAGCTGCTCCTCGGCGCCTACCAGGCGCTCGAGCGGCAGGTGGCTGCCGGCACCGTGACGCCGTACAGCCGCCACGAGATGCTCGACGTGATCATCGTCGACGGCCGTGCCCGCGGCATCGTCACGCGTGACATGGTCTCCGGCGCCATCGAGACCCACCTCGCCGACGTGGTCGTGCTCGCCTCCGGTGGCTACGGCAACGTCTTCTACCTCTCGACCAACGCGATGGGCTCCAACGTCACCGCCGCGTGGCGTGCGCACCGCAAGGGCGCCTACATGGCCAACCCCTGCTACACGCAGATCCACCCGACCTGCATCCCGGTGACCGGCGCGCACCAGTCGAAGCTGACCCTCATGTCGGAGTCACTCCGCAACGACGGTCGGATGTGGGTCCCGAAGAACGCCGCCGACTGCGACAAGGACCCGCGCCAGATCCCCGAGGAGGACCGCGACTACTTCCTGGAGCGGATCTACCCCTCCTTCGGAAACCTGGTCCCCCGCGACATCGCCTCCCGTGCCGCGAAGTACATGTGCGACGAGGGTCGCGGTGTGGGTCCGGAGGTCGACGAGATGGACGCGGACGGCAACTCGGTCAAGCGTCGTCGTGGTGTCTACCTCGACCTGACCGCCGCCATCGCTCGCCTGGGCAAGGCCGCCATCGAGGAGAAGTACGACAACCTCCTCGACATGTACGAGCGCATCACCGGTGAGGACCCGTACCAGCTGCCGATGCGCATCTACCCGGCCGTCCACTACGTGATGGGTGGCCTCTGGGTCGACTACGAGCTGTCCACCAACATCCCGGGCCTCTACTGCACGGGTGAGGCGAACTTCTCCGACCACGGCGCCAACCGCCTCGGTGCCTCGGCGCTGATGCAGGGCCTCTCCGACGGTTACTTCGTGCTGCCGAACACGATCCGCGACTACCTCGCGGACGGCCCCTTCCAGCCCGTCGCGGAGGACCACCCTGCCGTGCAGGAGGCGCTGGCCGGCGTACGCGCGCAGGTCGAGAAGTTCCTGTCGATCAACGGCGAGCGCTCGGTGGAGTCCTTCCACAAGGAGCTCGGCACGATCATGTGGGAGTACTGCGGCATGGAGCGGACCGCGGAGGGCCTCAAGGAGGCCATCGCGAAGATCCGCGCCCTGAAGCAGGAGTTCTGGACCAACGTGAAGGTGCTCGGCTCGGGCGAGACGCTCAACCAGGACCTCGAGAAGGCCGGCCGCGTCGCCGACTTCATCGAGCTCGGTGAGCTGATGTGCATCGACGCGCTCAACCGCCGCGAGTCGTGCGGTGGCCACTTCCGGGCCGAGTCCCAGACCGAGGACGGCGAGGCGCTGCGTCACGACGACGAGTTCGCCTACGTCGCCGCGTGGGAGTGGGGCGGTGACTCGCTCGAGGGCGGGAAGCCCGTGCTCCACAAGGAAGACCTGATCTACACCGCCATCGAGATGAAGCAGAGGTCCTACAAGTGA
- a CDS encoding succinate dehydrogenase cytochrome b subunit: MATTELVKGVRATHSTIALKLAMAISGIVFILFVLAHMYGNLKAFAGHDAYNEYAEHLRTLGTPMLPYAGFLWILRVGLLVALIVHVVSAVVLWKRAAAARPVKYAVKKNVASSISSRTMRWGGLTILLFLIWHLLQFTIVKIDITDGSTGNQDPYNLLVGAFADQSWWMTVIYLLAMVALGLHLHHGTFSSLQTLGYTNTATSRARARIAGWIVAIVIAGGFSLVPLFALFGVISK, translated from the coding sequence GTGGCAACCACCGAACTCGTCAAGGGAGTGCGCGCGACGCACTCGACGATCGCGCTGAAGCTGGCCATGGCCATCAGCGGCATCGTCTTCATCCTGTTCGTCCTGGCTCATATGTACGGCAACCTCAAGGCCTTCGCCGGCCACGATGCCTACAACGAGTACGCCGAGCACCTGCGCACGCTCGGGACCCCGATGCTCCCGTACGCCGGGTTCCTCTGGATCCTGCGCGTCGGCCTCCTCGTGGCGCTCATCGTGCACGTGGTCAGCGCCGTCGTGCTCTGGAAGCGCGCGGCGGCGGCCCGTCCGGTGAAGTACGCCGTCAAGAAGAACGTGGCCTCGTCGATCTCCTCGCGCACGATGCGCTGGGGCGGTCTCACGATCCTGCTCTTCCTGATCTGGCACCTGCTCCAGTTCACGATCGTCAAGATCGACATCACGGATGGCTCGACCGGCAACCAGGACCCGTACAACCTGCTCGTCGGCGCCTTCGCCGACCAGAGCTGGTGGATGACCGTGATCTACCTCCTCGCCATGGTGGCGCTGGGCCTGCACCTGCACCACGGCACATTCAGCTCGCTCCAGACCCTCGGCTACACCAACACCGCCACGTCGCGTGCCCGTGCCCGCATCGCTGGCTGGATCGTCGCGATCGTCATCGCAGGCGGTTTCTCGTTGGTGCCCCTCTTCGCGCTCTTCGGCGTGATCTCGAAGTAA